From a region of the Megalops cyprinoides isolate fMegCyp1 chromosome 13, fMegCyp1.pri, whole genome shotgun sequence genome:
- the LOC118787732 gene encoding Wilms tumor protein 1-interacting protein homolog, translated as MDNYEENLGLRASKLIEDLSMYETYTDGVYSARRDMVISTDLEFSTQMIPEQKTKRINGCSVLHQLPHTVENYSSGNKVYIAASVRPVNGNRPLHEDFCSPQRDAVYCEDGHCTKSEVALPCYSGASERHRRYSVEVQPYRYSTGSAYDAVVVSKQGASPPFPGNRSNSVCISTNQDGRYNVTSPRSSLAFSVYSQEQSKHPSPRSSISSPRTSLVVPGQEKYSPRSSLAQYDGNCTLSSRSSYASTASDTSKHSSPRTSLNSYDCGSKTSSNRTSGISMGYDQRHISPRSSTASQYSCTASPRSSYSDSRYMPTGSHELEGSMVHGIAVASPQDSGVRPGVPANCVLSPRSSISSHSSRSSRSSRGSMSTYPELQLPSPRSSMLASGLQEGAVIQDFGDTSCLHNRTNLLLSSPAIQESQQLQQQTTQLVLNPEVTPGLPASFNNSNPMKNSASAQKFMLPYQVTPCRESGPSQAEKRLEALTLELEKELEMHMKKEYFGKCNH; from the coding sequence ATGGATAACTATGAGGAGAATTTGGGACTCCGAGCAAGTAAATTAATAGAGGATCTTTCAATGTATGAAACGTATACAGATGGGGTTTACAGTGCAAGAAGAGACATGGTCATTAGCACAGATTTGGAATTTTCGACTCAAATGATTCCCGAGCAGAAAACTAAAAGAATCAATGGTTGTTCTGTACTGCATCAGCTGCCCCATACCGTTGAAAACTACTCTTCGGGGAATAAAGTTTACATTGCGGCTTCTGTGCGTCCAGTGAATGGAAACCGACCTCTTCACGAAGATTTCTGCAGCCCTCAAAGAGATGCAGTGTATTGTGAAGATGGCCATTGCACCAAATCCGAAGTTGCCTTACCGTGCTACAGCGGCGCTTCCGAGCGGCATCGGAGGTACTCTGTGGAGGTGCAGCCTTATAGATACAGCACCGGTAGCGCGTATGATGCGGTGGTGGTCAGCAAACAAGGAGCTTCTCCTCCTTTCCCCGGCAACAGAAGCAACAGTGTCTGCATTAGCACCAATCAAGACGGCAGGTACAATGTAACCAGCCCCCGTTCGAGTTTAGCGTTTTCTGTGTACTCTCAGGAGCAGAGCAAGCATCCAAGCCCGCGGTCTAGTATCAGCAGCCCTCGGACTAGTCTGGTGGTACCCGGTCAAGAAAAATACAGTCCCAGATCCAGTTTGGCGCAGTATGACGGGAACTGTACGCTTAGCTCAAGGTCCAGCTATGCAAGCACAGCCAGCGACACTAGTAAACATTCCAGTCCAAGGACCAGTTTGAACAGCTATGACTGCGGGAGTAAAACCAGTAGCAACCGTACAAGTGGCATTAGCATGGGGTACGACCAAAGGCATATCAGCCCGAGGTCGAGCACGGCTAGTCAGTACTCTTGTACCGCTAGTCCACGTTCTAGTTACTCGGATTCTCGGTACATGCCGACTGGAAGTCATGAATTGGAGGGCTCAATGGTACACGGCATTGCTGTAGCTAGCCCACAGGACAGTGGCGTTAGACCCGGGGTCCCGGCAAATTGCGTGTTGAGCCCTCGCTCCAGCATTTCTAGCCACAGTTCTAGAAGTTCCCGCAGTTCACGGGGATCCATGAGCACATACCCGGAACTGCAGCTGCCCTCGCCTAGGTCGTCGATGCTGGCATCTGGTTTACAAGAAGGTGCAGTAATACAAGATTTCGGAGACACCAGTTGTCTTCACAACAGGACCAACCTCCTTCTTTCGTCCCCGGCAATACAAGAATcgcaacaactacaacaacagaCGACTCAGCTTGTATTAAACCCAGAAGTTACGCCGGGCCTACCAGCATCTTTTAATAACAGTAACCCCATGAAAAATTCGGCCTCGGCTCAGAAATTTATGTTGCCTTACCAAGTTACCCCGTGCCGGGAGAGTGGCCCCAGCCAAGCCGAAAAAAGGCTAGAGGCGCTCACACttgagctggagaaggagctagaaatgcacatgaaaaaagaatACTTCGGTAAGTGTAATCACTAA